In the Gemmatimonadaceae bacterium genome, one interval contains:
- a CDS encoding cation diffusion facilitator family transporter, whose protein sequence is MGHSHDHQHSHGIGHAHGHHHGHSHDHSHGQIYGASTAASTRALKWALVLTVVILIVEGIGGWMSNSLALLADAGHVLTDAGALGLSLFVAWLARQPGSGAKTFGYLRWEILAALINGTTLLLISVWIILEAVGRFKAPEPVHGGLMLGVAIVGFVVNGVAVYLLHGVREGSLNVRGAYLHVLGDMLAAGGTVVAGGIIRFTGWLDADPIASLLTTVLIVAGSWRLVRESVDVLLESAPPHIALDAVRSKLESIPNVESVHDLHVWTVTSGMVAMSAHAIVRDAGCHQGVLEQAHDLLREMGIQHVTVQLECEALGGRELHLHP, encoded by the coding sequence TTGGGCCATTCACACGATCATCAACACTCGCACGGGATTGGCCATGCGCACGGCCATCACCACGGCCACTCGCACGACCATTCCCACGGCCAGATCTACGGCGCTTCGACTGCCGCGTCCACACGCGCTCTCAAGTGGGCGCTCGTCCTCACCGTCGTCATCCTGATCGTCGAGGGAATCGGCGGATGGATGTCGAACTCGCTGGCCTTGCTCGCCGACGCCGGGCACGTCCTCACCGACGCCGGGGCCCTTGGACTCTCGCTGTTCGTGGCGTGGCTCGCGCGTCAGCCCGGTTCGGGGGCCAAGACGTTCGGCTATTTGCGCTGGGAGATTCTCGCCGCGCTCATCAACGGCACGACGCTGTTGTTGATCTCGGTGTGGATCATCCTCGAGGCGGTCGGCCGCTTCAAGGCGCCGGAACCGGTCCACGGCGGGCTGATGCTCGGGGTCGCCATCGTTGGATTCGTCGTGAACGGTGTCGCGGTGTACCTGCTTCACGGCGTACGCGAAGGCAGTCTCAACGTGCGGGGCGCATATCTGCACGTACTCGGCGACATGCTCGCCGCGGGCGGCACCGTGGTGGCGGGCGGGATCATTCGTTTCACGGGCTGGCTCGACGCCGATCCGATCGCGTCGCTGCTCACGACGGTGCTGATCGTCGCCGGCTCGTGGCGCCTCGTGCGCGAATCGGTCGACGTGCTGCTCGAGAGCGCTCCGCCGCACATCGCGCTCGACGCCGTCAGATCGAAGCTCGAATCCATCCCCAACGTCGAATCCGTCCACGACCTGCACGTGTGGACGGTGACGTCTGGGATGGTCGCGATGAGCGCCCACGCGATCGTCCGCGACGCGGGGTGTCATCAGGGCGTGCTCGAGCAGGCCCACGATCTCCTGCGGGAGATGGGGATCCAGCACGTCACCGTTCAGTTGGAGTGCGAGGCGCTGGGGGGGCGAGAGTTGCACCTGCACCCGTAG